In Penaeus monodon isolate SGIC_2016 chromosome 26, NSTDA_Pmon_1, whole genome shotgun sequence, the following are encoded in one genomic region:
- the LOC119589901 gene encoding probable 28S rRNA (cytosine(4447)-C(5))-methyltransferase, with product MGRAANYHLKPKKGPGRKAKKQQAPVFQFKDEDGEEKKLSRRQKLRAKKRKLKNKEPEIVAPKKARNWAPESEEEDAGSDGQQLDSPEVSDEELEEQTSGKPKSTLFDDDDDDDVNGFDEMDDDDVDSYDDFDEDDDYDDDIEKLSRKLEKKKKAEDAEGDAYMEEAAGKIEIQIPTIEEVEKELSENPDLANVQSRIKDIAFILSDFSNRREEGRSRSEYLSIFLKDLTTYYSYNEFLMEKILHMFGVTELVEFLEANERPRPVTIRTNTLKTRRKLLASALIDQGVDVDVIAWSKVGLIVMQTPGSVALGATPQYLAGQYLLQGASSFLPVMALAPKNGEKVLDMCAAPGGKSTHIAAIMKNTGMIVSNDVHAARVKALVGNFHRMGITNSLITNMDGRMFAKKMPGAFDRILLDAPCSGTGVISKDESVKITKDAKDIQRCSHLQRELLLAAIDSVHKYNGENGYVVYSTCSILVEENEEVIDYALRKRKVKLVPTGLEIGKPGYIHYRGHKFDPNMHLCKRVYPHSYNMDGFFVAKLKKLDDGPRITAQEETTEETAEEMGGGD from the exons atgaagatggagaagaaaagaagctTAGTAGAAGACAGAAACTTCGGGCCAAGAAACGAAAGCTGAAAAATAAAGAGCCAGAAATTGTTGCTCCGAAGAAAGCCAGGAATTGGGCACCAGAATCAGAAG AAGAAGATGCTGGTAGCGATGGACAACAGCTCGACTCCCCAGAAGTGTCAGATGAAGAACTGGAGGAACAGACAAGTGGAAAACCAAAATCTACTTTGtttgatgatgacgacgatgatgatgtgaatgGCTTTGATGAAatggacgatgatgatgttgatagctATGATGATttcgatgaagatgatgattatgatgatgacattgaAAAACTATCcagaaaattggaaaagaaaaagaaagctgaGGA TGCTGAAGGTGATGCATATATGGAAGAAGCAGCTGGGAAAATTGAAATACAGATTCCAACAATcgaggaagtggagaaagaatTGTCAGAAAATCCCGACCTAGCAAACGTCCAGTCTCGCATCAAGGACATTGCTTTCATACTCTCTGATTTCAG taatagaagagaagaggggagaagtcgGTCTGAATATCTAAGTATCTTTCTGAAGGATCTCACCACGTACTACTCGTATAATGAGTTTCTCATGGAGAAGATCTTGCACATGTTTGGCGTCACAGAGCTAGTGGAGTTCCTGGAGGCTAATGAGCGTCCAAGACCAGTGACCATCCGCACCAACACGTTGAAA ACGCGACGAAAGCTCTTGGCCAGTGCTCTCATCGACCAGGGTGTAGATGTTGATGTAATTGCATGGTCAAAGGTGGGCCTCATTGTTATGCAGACACCGGGATCAGTAGCACTGGGAGCCACACCACAGTACCTTGCTGGACAGTACCTTTTACAG GGAGCATCAAGTTTCCTTCCAGTGATGGCTCTGGCAcccaaaaatggagaaaaagtgctTGACATGTGTGCTGCACCTGGTGGAAAGTCAACACATATCG CTGCTATCATGAAAAATACTGGTATGATTGTCAGTAATGATGTACATGCTGCTCGAGTTAAAGCGCTTGTGGGCAACTTTCACAGAATGGGAATCACCAATTCCTTGATTACCAACATGGATGGACGTATGTTTGCCAAG AAAATGCCAGGAGCCTTTGACCGCATTCTACTAGATGCGCCCTGTTCGGGCACAGGTGTCATCAGCAAAGATGAGAGTGTGAAGATTACCAAGGATGCCAAGGATATTCAGAGATGCTCTCACCTTCAGCGAGAACTCCTACTGGCGGCTATTGACTCTGTACACAAATACAATGGAGAAAACGGCTATGTTGTATATTCCACGTGCTCCATCTTG gtggaagaaaacgaggaagttATTGACTATGCcttgaggaagaggaaagtaaagCTAGTGCCAACAGGCTTAGAAATTGGCAAGCCAGGATATATTCACTACAGAGGGCACAA GTTTGACCCTAACATGCATCTGTGCAAGCGCGTGTACCCCCATTCCTATAACATGGACGGCTTCTTTGTTGCAAAGTTAAAGAAACTGGATGACGGACCAAGAATTACTGCACAGGAAGAGACGACAGAAGAGACAGcagaagagatggggggaggagactga